Proteins encoded by one window of Lepeophtheirus salmonis chromosome 3, UVic_Lsal_1.4, whole genome shotgun sequence:
- the LOC121114761 gene encoding uncharacterized protein has translation MKFVVVLLAFAVGVTFAAPEPLFFDLFKRGCDCRDYYTKKCVAAKQEKCSEHYRKACKTIYKEHCEHETKQHCETTYKEECTYEDKQECSTHYVEECKPSYNYGKKCTKVPKENCHYKKVPKCHKVPQEHCKSYKVPKCQKYPEEVCKQVPEKKCHYEEYYVPKKVSHEECAKEHSYYVEKYKTEYKEHCENYEVPHCKTVYKKACTQETKQHCETTYKQQCEYEEKQQCHTVYHEECKPSYNYGKKCTKVPSEKCEYIKVPKCHKVPQEHCSNYNVPKCHKVPEEVCKKEYKKKCEKYPIQVPYKKEEKTCVWPEYRHHQDDNHC, from the exons ATGAAATTTGTG GTTGTGCTCCTAGCATTTGCCGTTGGAGTCACGTTTGCAGCTCCAGAGCCTCTCTTTTTCGATCTATTCAAAAGGGGGTGTGACTGCCGAGACTACTACACCAAAAAATGTGTTGCTGCAAAGCAGGAAAAATGTTCTGAGCATTATCGAAAAGCTTGTAAGACCATTTACAAAGAGCATTGTGAGCACGAAACAAAGCAACACTGTGAGACGACATATAAGGAGGAATGTACCTATGAGGATAAGCAGGAATGTTCCACTCACTATGTCGAGGAATGCAAACCTTCCTACAATTATGGAAAGAAGTGTACCAAAGTCCCAAAGGAGAACTGCCACTACAAAAAGGTTCCTAAATGCCACAAAGTACCTCAAGAGCATTGTAAAAGCTACAAAGTTCCCAAATGCCAAAAGTACCCAGAGGAAGTATGTAAGCAAGTCCCAGAGAAAAAGTGTCATTATGAAGAATACTACGTTCCAAAGAAAGTGAGCCACGAAGAGTGTGCCAAGGAACATAGCTACTATGTGGAAAAGTACAAGACGGAATACAAGGAGCATTGTGAGAATTACGAAGTCCCTCACTGCAAAACCGTCTATAAGAAGGCTTGCACCCAGGAGACAAAGCAACACTGCGAAACCACGTACAAGCAACAATGCGAATACGAGGAGAAGCAACAATGCCACACAGTCTATCACGAGGAATGTAAGCCCTCTTACAACTATGGCAAAAAATGCACTAAAGTTCCATCCGAAAAGTGTGAGTATATTAAAGTACCCAAGTGCCACAAAGTACCCCAAGAACATTGCTCCAACTACAACGTCCCCAAATGCCACAAAGTTCCTGAGGAGGTTTGCAAAAAAGAGTATAAGAAGAAATGTGAGAAATATCCTATTCAAGTACCATACAAGAAGGAGGAAAAGACCTGCGTCTGGCCAGAGTACAGACATCATCAAGATGACAATCACTGCTAA